The following DNA comes from Spirulina major PCC 6313.
TCTACGAAGATGGACGACCCTGGCCCCAAGAAGGCTGGGAAGAGATTTCCACCTATCGAGAACTCGTGGAGTTAAAACCGGAGGCTTACCAATGGGGGCCGTTAATTTTTGCCCACAATACACCGACGCTGAATGATGTCTGGGAAAAAAAATGGCGGCGCGTGTGTGAGGTGATGTACGAAGGCGATCGCTGGATTACCGGCTGCGCCAACCACGACACCGTCCGACGCGGCAATCAAGTGGACACCAATGCCGATATCAACTGGCATTTAGGTAAAACCCTGCCGGAAGTGCTGCGCAAAGCCTACGACAATCCCGCCGTGACGTTGTGGGTCTACGGGTTTAGTCCGGGGTTGCCAATGGACTTTATCAACGCCACCCTGCACGCTCCCTGGATGTTCTTTCGGAATACCGATGAACGCTACGGAGTGAAGGTGGTGTCGGAAGAGGCGGGCTTTTTAGATTGGCAGGTGACCCCAGATCTGTTCAAGCGCAAACATGCGTTTCGTCGTCTCAAGTCCTTGGGCTTCAAGCATATTGAAGAGTTGCGTGAGTTTAGCCAAGCTCTCAATACGGTCATGGAGGAAAAAGACTACAACATTTCTGAAGTGGTCGAGGCCATTCGCCTCTGTGTGGAAGGGCGCGGTGATAGTTGCGAGATGCCTAAAATCAGAGGGTTACGCCGTCCGGGGATGTTGCGTTTTCTCAGTAAGATGGATCTCGATCGCCTGAAGCAGTTTGCCCGCTGGTTTATGGAAGATTGCTATGAGGTGTGTAATGTGAGTCATTATCCCCGGATGGTGAATGCGGCACAGACTTCCCATAATCTCAGTCTCCGCCAGTTCCGCCATCGCTATCCGTGGCTGCGTCATAACCTGTCGGGGACGGATCGGTTTAATAAGATGAGCAGCGAGAAAACGACGGTATTTTATGGGGTGCGGAGTAATCCGGAACGCCCGGATGAGCAGATCGCGATGGTGGCTCATATGGGGGGCAGTCCGACACAGATTAAGCTGGGCGATTTGCTGCAATTGGAGGGCAAGGATTGGGAGATGGCGATCGCGTCCCCCGGCCTAGAGATTAAGAACCTCGATGCCTTTGAGTTACAGGATACCCAAGGGGTCTTGCTCACCCAAAAGGAGATCACTTAAACCATGAAGCGGGATTACACGCCGTAGCGATCGCTCAACTCCGTCACCCAAGTTAAGGCCTGGGCGGGGCGACTGAATTGGTCGGGAAACTGCTCTTCAAGGCGTTGGGCAATGTCCCCCAAACTGTCCCCCGCCGCCATGGCTGCGAGGGCGACTTGGGCCATCTGTCCCGCCCCGCTGAGGTTGGGGCGATGGGTGTGGCGACGTTTGGCGAGGCTGGTGGGGTTGATGGGGTCGGCGTTGAAGGTGGTTTGACGAAAGGTGGTGCGGCGATCGCCTCGCGCGATGGTGCTGTGCCATTGCCAGAGGTAGCGTTGATTGACGAGATTGGCGCGAAGCTGAAGGGTGATGCGATCGCCCCGCTGCAAGTCCAGGGGTTCCGGCCAGGGAAAAAAAGCCTGACTGTAGATCAACGGCGGTTGATCGGGCCCATTACTAAACCCCACCCCCGCCCATAGGGTCGTATCAAACCACAGCCCCACCCCATGACAGCGGCAATCCGTCGTGATGTCCCACTGTAGATCCCCCTGGACATCGGGGCTTTGGAGTTGGGGATAGTCCAGCGTTGCCCACGGCTGGGACGGGACGAGACAATCTTCCGGACGTAGCCGCACCTTGCGCCAGCGGTTGATCACGTAGCGTTGAGCAGCGGAAAAATCAAACCCGTAGGGCTGACTCTGCCAGGGCGCATGATAATACTGGTGGTAAATGTCCGGGAGATGCACCAGCGTCGCCCAGAGCCGATCTGCTTGGGGAATTAAGACCCCATTTGGTGCAAGGTGGCGATCGCGCACCTCGATAATCGTTGCCAAATGGGAGCCAAACAGCGGCAACACCCCCCGCAGATCCGACACCACCACGTCGATCGGTTCTGGAAAATGGAGCGATCGCACATCCGCCTGATAGTATTCAATCACCGCACCATAGCCATTGGCCGCCGTGATTTCCCGCGCAATATCCACCACGCCATCGGGTTCCACCCCATAGACCCGCCGCGCCCCCAACTGCGCCGCCATCAAACTATGAATCCCCGTCCCCGTGCCAACATCTAGCACTACCATCCCCGGCTGAACCACGGCACTCAAGGCCTGATGGTAAGGGCCCATCCGCCCCGCATCCATCATCATTTCGCCGTAGCCAAAAATGCTATACATGAAACCAGATATAACATGATTCCGTCGTTAAATCGGGTCTGAATCATGCCGGGCTGATCCTGCACCATTCCTCCTTGTTCTGTTGCCTAATCCTCTATGACTCGCCTGTACGAACTCTTTCTCAAAGGGGGGCCAGTAATGTACCCCCTGCTGGTGTTATCGGTTTTCACTCTCTCCTGTGCGCTGGATCGGGTGTGGTTTTGGCTGCGGTTGTTGCGCCAAGAGGATCAGGTGGCGCAGCGGATTTTAAAAACGGCGGCGGTGGATTTTAAGGAGGCGAAGGCGATCGCCCAACGTTCCGACAGTCTGCCCCTGGGTCGGTTTCTCCTCGCGCCGCTCCGGCTCAATCGTCCCAGCCCGGAAACCTTTCGCCTCGCCATGGAAGCCGCTGGGGATAAGGAATTCATCAAAATGCGTCAGGGGGAAAAGTTCCTCGAAACCGTGGTGGCGGTGGCACCGCTGCTGGGGCTGTTGGGAACGGTGACGGGGTTAATCACGACCTTTAATAACCTCAATATTGGCGGCGGCGGCAGTGCGGCGGAAGCCTCCCAAGCGGCGGTGGGGATTGGGGAAGCGTTGATCACCACGGCGGCGGGGATGATTGTCGCGATCGCTGCCCTGCTGGTGTTGCGGGTGATGGTGTCGCTGCAAACCCAGCAAATGGACTATTTTGCCGCCGTGGGCAGCGAGTTGGAATTGCTCTATCGTCAAGTCTGGGAATTGCAGGGGGATGAGGCGCGATCGCAACCCCACCCCGCCGATCCCCCCGCTGAAGAATTGTCCACCCCTACCCCCAATTGAACCTGAAAACGCTAGTCTAGAGGGAATGTATTCTTGACCTGTGAAGACCCGGTATTGCCATGACACGCCGTAGCCGTCCCACCTACGATCGCCCCCCCCAACGGAACTATGATCGCCCCCCCGCTGGCCGTCCTAGTGGTGGCGGCAACAAAAAATTCTTCCAGAACTTCAACTACGGCACAGTCGCCCTGCTGGGGGGAGTCTTTATCCTGGGCATTGGGGCCGGGATGGCGTTAAGCCTCTCCCCCGGCGACAATATCGCCAACGTCGCCTCTCGCGAAGTGATCGATCGCAGTGCCCCCAACGCCGACATTTGCCTGCAATACGGCGCAAGTGCGATCGTCACCGATATGCGGGTGTTTGTCACCCTCAACCCCTTCAACGTCTACGTCACCCAACCCTTAATGCAGCCCGGCTGTGTCCTGCGCCGCAATAACTGGTCCCTGCTCCAACAACGCAAACTCATTTCCAACGAACAGGTCAACGACTGCAAAAACCGGATGAATACCTTCGGCTTTACCGGAACCCTCGAAAGCAACTCACCGGACATCTCCTGCATCTATCAAAATGATGCCGCCGGTAATCTCTTCCTCAACAAACCCGGCATGGTCGGCTCACCCCAAGAAACCGAAAACTTCTAACGCGGCACAGATCAACAGGGAAATCAGGTCGTTGTGTCTGGCTTACATCAAGGCCAAAGGCGGATCAATATGTTTCCGTAGGATCAAGCAATTGTAATCCGGGGCCGGACGAACATACAGATATTCATCGGTGAGATTGTGAATCCACCGCAGGCCTCGGCCGCCCTCTTTACTAAGATCATCTTCCTGTTGAATGACCTCTTGGATTTTGCCCTTGAGATCAAACGGTTTGCCTTGATCCCAAACCCGCATTTCAATGTAGTTCGGAAACAGCGTAAACCCCAGGGGAATCGGAGTCTGTTTCGGCAGATCTTTGTGGGCATAGCGCACAACATTGGTGAACCATTCCACGAGGGCCGTTTGAGATTGCCAGTAAATCATCGAGGATAGACGCGATGCTGCAAATTGCTCGAACCGATCGAGGAGGTGTTCTACTTCAGCGAGATCACTTAGTAGGCAAAAATGCATTTGTTGAATGGGTTGTTGTTGCCTCACCAAACTAATATGCGTTAGACAGCACCACTCTTTTTGTTAAACAAAATTAATACGGTGCGGATGATCAACTTGACATCGTACCAGAGGCTCCATTGACTTTGATAACGTAGATCTAACTTAATCACATCTTCAAAGTTACGAATACTAGAACGTCCGTTCACTTGCCATTCACCGGTCATGCCGGGCTTCACATCTAACCGCTGCCATTCCGGGATTTGGTAAGCCTCGACTTCTTCGGGAGTGGGGGGACGAGTGCCCACGAGGCTCATTTCACCCCGAACAACATTGAGAAATTGAGGGAGTTCATCGAGACTTGTGCGCCGGAGAAAGCGCCCAACAGTGGTGACACGGGGGTCATTATCATTTTTGAAAAAGGCACCGCTGGCTTGGTTTTGCACCTGCCGTTTAAGACGTTCGGCATCGGTACACATGGAACGAAATTTCCAGATCCGGAACCGTCGCCCCATCCAACCACAGCGTACTTGTCCAAAGAGGATCGGGCCGGGGCTATCGCGCTTGATTGCGATCGCGATCGGCACAAACAAAATCGCCGTAATACTCAAGCCCACTAACCCCCCCACAATATCCATGGAGCGCTTCAGCCAAGACCGCACGGAAGGATGGGTTTCCGGAGGAAGACCGTGGTTCACCACTGGCGGCGGCGCACCCTCCGGACGCGATTCAGCTTCGATCGTCAAGACTTTGTCTAGACTGGTCATCGCTAAGACGGCTCGCACCGGGGGTCTCACATTGCGCAACACTAGTTGAGCACCCTGTTCAGTGGTGGCCTTGAGATTACTAACTAAGGCACCAACACCACTACTGTCCATAAATTGAGTGGCTGTAAAATCTAGAATAATCCGTTCCGTTTGAGGTTGATCCTCTAAAAGCTGCTGGTATTGGGTTTTAAAGTCCACAGCTTCCAAGACACTGAGGCGCGGTGGAATATAGACGATGGGCGTATTGTCGGTGAAGATAACAGTGAATTTATCTTCCGGTGAATTGCTAGCCATTAGCGTCCTACAGCGAGATTCGGAACAATGATGATGGCGGCTATACTCAGGTTCTCAGGAGCATGACCGTATCCGGACAGTTTAACTGTGCTAACCCTGAAAATGGATGAGGATAACGGGCCATTGAAAGCTTGAGAGAGTGATGCAAGAGGCTGCATCCGTTGTTA
Coding sequences within:
- a CDS encoding 50S ribosomal protein L11 methyltransferase, with translation MYSIFGYGEMMMDAGRMGPYHQALSAVVQPGMVVLDVGTGTGIHSLMAAQLGARRVYGVEPDGVVDIAREITAANGYGAVIEYYQADVRSLHFPEPIDVVVSDLRGVLPLFGSHLATIIEVRDRHLAPNGVLIPQADRLWATLVHLPDIYHQYYHAPWQSQPYGFDFSAAQRYVINRWRKVRLRPEDCLVPSQPWATLDYPQLQSPDVQGDLQWDITTDCRCHGVGLWFDTTLWAGVGFSNGPDQPPLIYSQAFFPWPEPLDLQRGDRITLQLRANLVNQRYLWQWHSTIARGDRRTTFRQTTFNADPINPTSLAKRRHTHRPNLSGAGQMAQVALAAMAAGDSLGDIAQRLEEQFPDQFSRPAQALTWVTELSDRYGV
- a CDS encoding MotA/TolQ/ExbB proton channel family protein, which codes for MTRLYELFLKGGPVMYPLLVLSVFTLSCALDRVWFWLRLLRQEDQVAQRILKTAAVDFKEAKAIAQRSDSLPLGRFLLAPLRLNRPSPETFRLAMEAAGDKEFIKMRQGEKFLETVVAVAPLLGLLGTVTGLITTFNNLNIGGGGSAAEASQAAVGIGEALITTAAGMIVAIAALLVLRVMVSLQTQQMDYFAAVGSELELLYRQVWELQGDEARSQPHPADPPAEELSTPTPN
- a CDS encoding DUF3172 domain-containing protein, translated to MTRRSRPTYDRPPQRNYDRPPAGRPSGGGNKKFFQNFNYGTVALLGGVFILGIGAGMALSLSPGDNIANVASREVIDRSAPNADICLQYGASAIVTDMRVFVTLNPFNVYVTQPLMQPGCVLRRNNWSLLQQRKLISNEQVNDCKNRMNTFGFTGTLESNSPDISCIYQNDAAGNLFLNKPGMVGSPQETENF
- a CDS encoding ATP-binding protein, whose translation is MHFCLLSDLAEVEHLLDRFEQFAASRLSSMIYWQSQTALVEWFTNVVRYAHKDLPKQTPIPLGFTLFPNYIEMRVWDQGKPFDLKGKIQEVIQQEDDLSKEGGRGLRWIHNLTDEYLYVRPAPDYNCLILRKHIDPPLALM
- a CDS encoding anti-sigma factor antagonist (This anti-anti-sigma factor, or anti-sigma factor antagonist, belongs to a family that includes characterized members SpoIIAA, RsbV, RsfA, and RsfB.), whose protein sequence is MASNSPEDKFTVIFTDNTPIVYIPPRLSVLEAVDFKTQYQQLLEDQPQTERIILDFTATQFMDSSGVGALVSNLKATTEQGAQLVLRNVRPPVRAVLAMTSLDKVLTIEAESRPEGAPPPVVNHGLPPETHPSVRSWLKRSMDIVGGLVGLSITAILFVPIAIAIKRDSPGPILFGQVRCGWMGRRFRIWKFRSMCTDAERLKRQVQNQASGAFFKNDNDPRVTTVGRFLRRTSLDELPQFLNVVRGEMSLVGTRPPTPEEVEAYQIPEWQRLDVKPGMTGEWQVNGRSSIRNFEDVIKLDLRYQSQWSLWYDVKLIIRTVLILFNKKSGAV